The stretch of DNA gtaaatCCCCACCGATATCATCACCAATATTACCACCATTACCGATGTCATTGTCATGATCGGAATCGTTATTATCGTCATTTCCTGAATCTTGCAAGGTATCGTCGAAATCATTCCCTCCACcgtcgatatcatcattatcatcaaatGATGGTCCTccaatatccatatccatctcgTTATCACTGATACTAGCTTCTCTATCCATTTGACCATTCGTCTTCGTCGATTTTCTCCTACTCCCACCACTATGACTTGTATAGCTAAGTTCTTCATGTTGAGAATCAGTTACTCTACTACTCTGTCTCCTGTTCTTCTTATTCACTGTAGGCGATATAGATAATCTGGTGGATTTACGTGTACCTCTTCTTGGagattcatcctcatccttatcTTGATTGGTAATCCCACTTGTGTCGGGTGAATTTCCAGTCATATCACTGACTCTACCTCCGTTCCTAAGTCCAGAATGCAAAGATAGGTTGGACTTGCGTGGGGAAGATCTCGCTCTCGGTGAGGGTATCGCGTCGAATGTCCGGTCGACAGCTGGTGAGGAGAATGGTAATCTTGATCGTGAAGGCAGAGTAACAGATGGTGGGTCTGGTGAGAGCGGAGTTCAACGATCAGTAATTTTAGCATATAACCTGCGATgtatttggaagatgatatactcACTACTTTCAGTTGCAAAGTATTTCGGAGTAGCCGCTTCTATTTACATGTTTAACATCAGATTAGCAATGACCCCAACGTCCAACATGAACCAAATCATGTCCTCCATATCCCCACTTCAGTTGACTTGAATGACATTTCCACCTTAGTCTTCTTATTCGACAAAAACATAGAGACCAAAATGTCAGAAGTGAATCGCTTAACTCAcgtaaatcatcttcatcattcaacaaatcatcttccaacatctcctcatcctctttatccttatcctccGGATCTAAATCGCTCATTCTCGATCTCGTTCTCCTCAAAGTTCCCATAGACGTATCACCCGTCATGGGAGTTTGGGCCGTATAATCACTCCTTCCCGCTGGTGTTTTGGGTGTACCTATACCTCTGCTGAAAACAGAGGCGATCGATCGAGAACCGGACCCGGAAGCGTACTCTGTATTGGttggtgatgagaagaacgCTGCGGGatcttcaaatccatctGATAATCTTGTTACTCCCGTTGGCATAGGGGCGTTGGTTCGACTGTGGGTGGTACGAAGCGTTCAAATTCATGAGACAAGAATTGAGAGAGAAAGTTGTCATATTCATGATGTGGTATAGAAGTGAATCGGGCGTAGATCAAAGTCAAAAGTAAGGTGATAGAGGTGTATGAAGGCATGGTCAGCGATTGACTTGAGTAAGATGACATCTTGTAAATCAAGATACCACGAGATATAGCAAATGCTACAGCACTGGTGGGACAAAACTCACGTTCCGACAGTTTTGGGATCAGCATTATAAGCCAAATgcgcttcttcacctctccTCGCTCTTCCCGGCGTACGTAGTGACATATCGGTCAGATCTCAACTAGGTTCtaagattgatgaatatGTATCTGTGAGATGTTGACTCCCTAAATGGAAGTGTCGAGTAAGAGGATGAGATCCAAGTTGGGGTTGGATGAAGTTGGCCGGTCGGCAAGTCAAGTTGTCCGTAGCACTGTAGTAGATTGCATGGGATATGCAGGGAGCAGCAGCTTTATTTGTGCTCGTAATTGACTGCAGTTCTTGAAGTCGTAGGATTCAAGGTATAccaagatgaatgatgatggtgatggtgatggatgCTTGCTATGAGAGTAGTGCTCAGTGTCTGTCgagtgatgatatatatacctgtTTGTTTACTCAAGTTATCCTGGTTTTGTCATGTCGCGTTACAACTTATAATTGCCTGTTTCAGTAATTTACCTGTTGgtcaaaaatcaaaatcaaaatcacagATCAGAGAGATCAGGCAGCCCCTGATCAGAAGAGAGTTTTATACGTTTATACAAAGTCGATGCATATATATCTCACAAGTCATGGTCATACGAAGACCATCTCCATGCACATGTCTTCAGTCCCTCTCTCAACATGACACACATCACTTCTTATCCCATACCATGCTACCACATCATCACAAAAACGTTATCGAATCAACCACATGTTCAGATTCACTATACCCCAAAACGTTCTCTATATGTGCGCTGATTTACGACCGTCAGCTTTGTCCGTATTCCTGAGAtgtaaactcaccttttaATACCTTTGATTCTGTCAATCTCAACACTATTATACTGCGCCAATCCTTTGCCAAtttcaacctcttcccatccctcatcctcttcttctgctatCGTATCCCTGTTCTGCGATTGCATTTGAGTCAAGGTTACATTATTCAACTTTTCAGCGATAGCATTAATcgtagatgaaggtgagggcGACGAAGGACCAGACTTGGATAATGGATCTAAAGAAGCTACGGATGAAGAAAGCGATAAGATAGGCTGTATAAGGGGTGTATCAGGTTGAACATTCGTAAGATGTTTCAATGCAGGCGAAGCCAATGTCGAAGGGTAGGAAGTGGGATTGGTGTCATTGGGGAATTTAGATGTCGATGCAGGTGTAGGACTCGAATTCGTACTTTCATCGATCGAATTCCTAGATACAggattggtgatgatggtgctGGAATCTCCAGTTTTTCctttcgaagaagaagaaggatctcCCTTCTTACGTCTGACGACTAATTTGACAGCTTGATGAGATGCGAAGGGACCTTCAACCTTGATTACTCCAGCAGGTAACAGACGACCTCCCGATTCTTTCCTCTGTATAGCTCTATAGGCACCTTCGTCGATGGTTATCGTACCTGCTGAGTGTAATCCATGGGCTATCCACCATTTTCGACTAAAGCGAGTATATCAGCATGGAGCATTCTCAGTCAATTGCATGAGacgactcactctttcaGAGCCCTGTCTCTCCTCAGGAATCTCGTACATAACGGACCCTCCTCCAAAGCGGGTGTCTCAGATATATCCCTACTTGGTCCTGCCCCACGCTCAATCACGTGGAATATATCTTTCACATTGCCCGAATGCATGATCACAGTGGTCGTCCCAGCAGCGGTAGCCAGTTCAGCAGCTATAAGTTTCGTTGACATCCCTCCTGTACCAAGAGACGTTCCAAGTGTTGCTGTGGAGACTACAACGATTCtgatgatcagcatcattcCAATCTTACCAAGGTCTACAAATATCATCTACTAGGCGATTGTCATTCACATACCTTGCTGTTTGACCTTTTCAATATCCCTTACTACCCTCACAGGCTTAGCATCCGGATTATTCCTTGGATTATCCGTATACCTAGAATCACATCAATGCTCTATCAGCTCCCTGCTCATCATATCGCAAAATCGTATGCctgtcagctgacttacaaGCACTCCACATCAGTCAATAAGAAAAGATAATCCGCATGAACAATTGCAGATGAAATAGCAGATAACGTATCATTGTCACCGAATTTGATTTCCTATATATTCCAGTGTTCCCTGATCATCAGCAACTATATCTCCATCGATACGATTCTTTGTGTCTAGTCACTCACGGTAACAGATACagtatcattctcattaACGATTGGTACTACACCCATTTGAAGTAATTCCGAGAATGTATTTTGAGCATTGAGGTATCTTGTTCTCTGCAAACAATGGTAGGtatatatcagctcaaatTGAACTCGTTAAGCGTCGAGAACCTGGAACTAGTAAGTTCCCATTGGATTAGCTGACTTACATCAGATATATCCATTCTAGTCAATAATATCTGAGCGATAGGTTGATCCAATTGCGAAAACAAGTTATCCCATAATGCTATTAATCGACCTTGACCAATCGCTGCTAGTGCCTATATAATGAAGTATATCAGAACAGTTTCAGATTCTTGTGACCATCAATGTATCCCATGGCACATCACAGTCAACCAATTGAAGAAGTTACTGGTACCGTAGTTGGGATTGATGTTGACTGTAACATAGATGTACTTACCTGTTTCTGACTTAATCCTTTCCCTCTACCTCTCAGATCCATCCTCCTCAGTCCCACTCCTATAGCACCCGAACTGACCAACACCACTCTATGACCTTGTGCTCTAAGACTCACGACCGTCTCGACGATAGATGAGAGGAGTTGCAAGTGGGGTAAGAATGGGTATTCGGGAGAGACAATGGAAGAGGTACCTAATGACATGAACAACGGATAGGTGTCAGATATCGCTTGACTGATTAAATACCCTAAGGTTCGAAGCAAGACGAGGTCAGGAGTTGTGGAGTAtagacaactcaccaagtTTGATGACTATGGTCAAAGGGGTCGCTTTGGTTTTCGACTACATAGTCACATCAGCTACATTTCATTCCTTGTCCAAGTTAGATATCTTTGTTACTTCAACATACCGTCAttttgctttcttctcttctggtGTCTTTCGAATTTAGCCGTCACTATCGTCCAGTAAAGTTGATTTTTCTTCTCTAGATATATTTGTACATCGACCTCGGTAGATCAATACTACTACTGATACTACTGTGCAGGGAGATTCGGACTGAGTTGCAAGAGATCATCGTTTATCTACGGTTGAAATGACTTTTCGAGTAGAAAAACACAGACAGACAGTGCAAGATGGAATGTCGTGACATCATCGCTTTTTCACTTGTAATCTCGGTCAAATGCTACGAGGTTATGTATGCATGTAGTGCTAAACGGAtgtacttcttctccaaGAGAGTAAATGCATACAAAtcctatctatctatctactCTATACTAATTAGGTATCTTGACCCTCCAAGCAGACATCGGTAATgctatatccatcatcaaccattcaTCAATTAGCAAAATTCACATCCATTTCGTACTTTCTGTGCTCATTGCGAGAAAAGATaaatactcacctgataACCTCTTCACAGTAGGCAAAACAAACCCAACCAGAATCATCGCACCTAACGTGACACATACCATACTCATTATATAATATCCATCTCTAACTACCACACATTCACCTCCAGCGGCTGAACAAGCATGTTTACCTGCCTCGGAAATACATTCGTTGCTCGAGGTCGAAGCCAATGATGATTTCTCGAGCGAATTGTTGATGGGTACTGAACATGTGGCGATAGTCAAGAGATCGACTGATCGTAAGATTAATGGTTTAGGCCATGTCCCTCCCAGATTCGATACGGTGTTCAATAACTATACACAAGcaatgaaatcatcagcttgtaACCCATCAATGAAGAAACGAAGGAACAATATAACTTACAGTCATGTAGGTTCCTCCAATTAATGGATCAGCAATCTGCGTATGAAAAGCGCATATCCCCACAAATTGAACAGTACTACCGttccatcaaatcaacaaaatCCATTGGGAATAaatcaatcccaatcctatCCCAAAAAAAAACACTCACCTAGTTAAAGAAGATAACAGTGTCGTCGCAATGACCAACCCGAAATAACCATTCCCAATTTTCCCGTTTGGGAATCCTTTGACTACCAAAGTGGATATTGCAGCCATAGCTAATCTGGCCCAGAAAGCGTATAACCAAGTTCTCAACACTCctcctgatccatcttctttaccaGTCAAAGGGTGTTtcgacgaagacgaagacgtGGGTCTAGACCATTTAGCGGCTAACCAACCAACTGCCATCTGAGCTGGGAAATCCAACAACACAGCTATAGCTAGATCTTCTTTCGATAAACCTTTTTCAAGGAGCTTGAGACCTGTCACTGAATCGTTGACCATGAATCCTATTTTACAGACTAGATGGACCAACAAAAATGATTGGATATCTACGacgagaatgatgatcagctgaagtgATTGGACAGTAGTGCAGGAAGAACTCACTCTTTAGTCTGACGATACTCCACATGACCTtgtatacc from Kwoniella europaea PYCC6329 chromosome 2, complete sequence encodes:
- a CDS encoding glutamate 5-kinase, which encodes MTSKTKATPLTIVIKLGTSSIVSPEYPFLPHLQLLSSIVETVVSLRAQGHRVVLVSSGAIGVGLRRMDLRGRGKGLSQKQALAAIGQGRLIALWDNLFSQLDQPIAQILLTRMDISDRTRYLNAQNTFSELLQMGVVPIVNENDTVSVTEIKFGDNDTLSAISSAIVHADYLFLLTDVECLYTDNPRNNPDAKPVRVVRDIEKVKQQVSTATLGTSLGTGGMSTKLIAAELATAAGTTTVIMHSGNVKDIFHVIERGAGPSRDISETPALEEGPLCTRFLRRDRALKDRKWWIAHGLHSAGTITIDEGAYRAIQRKESGGRLLPAGVIKVEGPFASHQAVKLVVRRKKGDPSSSSKGKTGDSSTIITNPVSRNSIDESTNSSPTPASTSKFPNDTNPTSYPSTLASPALKHLTNVQPDTPLIQPILSLSSSVASLDPLSKSGPSSPSPSSTINAIAEKLNNVTLTQMQSQNRDTIAEEEDEGWEEVEIGKGLAQYNSVEIDRIKGIKSAHIENVLGYSESEHVVDSITFL